A part of Haliotis asinina isolate JCU_RB_2024 chromosome 10, JCU_Hal_asi_v2, whole genome shotgun sequence genomic DNA contains:
- the LOC137298357 gene encoding serine-rich adhesin for platelets-like, translating to MIEKRTCFAVCSLLYLMSVDGYPIYGELSVYVSDTQTTWEQAKAECQKGGLRLTNYLTVITLGHIKADRDYWVGGKKDNEMKCPVLSNHTQTTDGCNKEHYFLCSPKELADMNHVIMIAVGTFTIINMILVTICVLRRLRKRQARLLKKEKPTESSKKDKKERKKKDKRQRKDEKVSEKAKQEPPAADDTQAPKQTGDDAQTVQTTAVVEAGATGTAGTGTAATGTANMDTASTTPAGAPAPTAVDTEDGKEEELPDPPEFILNDTTSAATTTVTNVSTAVAAVTSTATTVSTATGTGAADTGIVSSSITTTETNVDAAKEVVNTDMSCQEARKGDPKETVVTTGEDKPSLMAEMEAMLLGQSSGNNPGEATPMEPPLPPPPEECLKSDTTTET from the exons ATGATTGAGAAGAGGACATGTTTTGCGGTCTGCAGCCTTCTGTACTTAATGA GTGTTGATGGATATCCTATTTACGGCGAACTGAGCGTGTATGTGTCTGATACACAGACGACATGGGAACAAGCGAAGGCCGAATGCCAAAAAGGCGGACTTCGTCTTACAAATTACTTGACGGTGATTACCTTAGGACACATTAAAGCCGACCGGGATTACTGGGTTGGGGGAAAAAAAGATAATG AAATGAAGTGCCCTGTGCTGTCTAATCATACTCAAACAACTGATGGATGCAACAAAGAGCATTATTTTCTTTGCAGCC CAAAAGAGCTAGCGGATATGAATCACGTCATAATGATCGCAGTCGGGACTTTCACCATCATCAACATGATTTTGGTCACTATCTGCGTTCTTAGGAG GTTACGGAAAAGGCAGGCTCGACTTCTAAAGAAAGAGAAACCCACGGAATCATCCAAAAAAGATAAAAAGGAACGAAAGAAGAAGGACAAGAGACAAAGGAAAGATGAAAAGGTGTCAGAAAAAGCTAAACAAGAACCTCCCGCTGCTGATGATACACAAGCCCCTAAACAGACTGGTGACGATGCACAGACAGTGCAAACCACGGCAGTAGTGGAAGCTGGAGCGACCGGAACTGCAGGGACTGGAACTGCAGCGACTGGAACAGCCAATATGGATACTGCATCGACCACTCCTGCTGGTGCTCCAGCACCTACTGCTGTGGATACAGAAGATGGCAAAGAAGAGGAGTTACCTGACCCTCCAGAGTTTATTCTGAATGACACGACCTCTGCAGCGACAACAACCGTTACAAATGTCTCAACGGCTGTCGCTGCGGTAACATCTACTGCTACCACCGTCTCTACAGCCACTGGGACTGGAGCTGCTGACACCGGCATTGTGTCAAGCAGCATCACGACCACGGAAACAAACGTAGACGCTGCAAAAGAAGTTGTCAATACGGACATGAGCTGTCAGGAAGCGAGGAAGGGCGACCCTAAGGAAACTGTTGTCACCACAGGCGAGGATAAACCATCACTGATGGCTGAAATGGAAGCTATGCTTCTGGGACAAAGCAGCGGGAACAATCCAGGGGAGGCTACTCCGATGGAACCACCACTTCCTCCTCCGCCCGAGGAATGTCTCAAGTCAGACACCACAACGGAGACTTGA